DNA sequence from the Oxalobacteraceae sp. CFBP 8761 genome:
TTGAGTTCCAGGTCATTACGCAGCACGTACAGCAGCGGCGTATCGGCATCCTGGTCGACGGCGTGCACCTTGCCGTTTACCTGCAGGCGGTAGGTCGTCATTCTTTGCTCGCTTTGCGCACGGCCTTGTCCAGATCGGGCCACACGGGTTGGTTCGCGCCGTACTTGCGCAGGTAGGCTGCCAGGGCGCCAGTCTGTTCGTCGGTGAGGATCGTTTTAAAGGCCGGCATGAAGCGCGACGGTTCGCCATCGGGCGGGGTGATGCCATCCAGCGTGATGTGAATCAGGTCGCGCGGGTCGGGGTCATACAGCGCGATCGCCTTTTGCAGCGGCAGCGCGGTGCCGGAACTGGCGTCGCGTCCGGCGTCATGGCAACGCGCGCACGCATTGTCGTAGACCGCGTAGCCGAGCGTCATGCGCTGCAGGTCGGGATCGTCCTTCGCGGGCTGAGGCAGAGGGCCGGCCTGCTGCGCCGGTGTCTTGCGCGGCGGCGCCTTGGCTAATTGGCTGTGGGTCCAGGCGGCCAGCGCCGCCACGTCGCGCTCATCGGCTTGCGCCAGGTGTGTCACCACATCCTGCATCGGCCCGGCTGCCATCGCGTGGTCGCGCGCGACGCCGGTGCGCAGATACGCGTGCAGCTGGTCACGGGTCCATGGCAGGGGCGACGGCGAATGTTCGTTCAGCGCCGGCGCGTACCAGTCGTCGGCTTCGCCGCCGCCAAGCTGCTTCTTCAGATCGGGGCCGCCCAGCAGCGTGCGCGGCGTATGGCAGGCCGCGCAGTGCGCGACGGCGTCTGCCAGGTACGCACCACGGTTCCATTCGGCCGATTGGCCGGCGACCGGCTGCCATGGTGCGTCGTCCAGGTACAGCACGTTCCAGAACGCCACCAGTGGGCGGAACCCGAACGGGAACGTCATCCGGTTCTCGCGCGCCGGCGCCACGATCGCGGGGCGCGTCATGAAGTAGGCGTATAAATCCTGGATGTCGCCGTCTGTCATCCGCACGTAGTGGTTGTACGGGAAGGCCGGATACAGCAGGTGGCCATCGCGCGCGACGCCTTCGCGCATCGCGCGTGTAAAAGCCGCTTCGCTCCAGGCGCCGATGCCGGTGCTGGTGTCGGGGGTAATGTTGGTGCTGTGAACCGTGCCGAACGGGGTGTTCATCGGCTTGCCGCCGGCGAAGGGCCGCGACAGATCCGGCGTGTGGCACGAGGCGCACATGCCAAGGCGCGCCAGGTTGGCGCCGCGCCCGATGCGGGTGGTGTCGAAGGATGATTGCGCGGTCTGCGGCGCCAGTGCGGGGCGCCACATGATGGCAAACGCGATGCCGCTGGCGACGATGACGGCTGCGAGCAGCAGCCACCAGCCGGTATGTCGTTTGCGCTGGACTTGAACCATCGGGACTCCGTGTCGGGGAGGCCCATTGTGGATGCAGCAAGGGTGGGCGCTCTGTGCGTTCGCCCACCCAGGGGGTACTTATGCCGTCACGGGGCGCGCCGGCGCTTTGCGGTATGCCCACACCAGCATGGCCAGCGCAGCGACGATCATCGGCAGCGACAATACCTGGCCCGACGTGATCGGCAAGCCGAACACGGTGGTTTCCCAATCCGGCACGCGGAACCATTCGGTGAAGAAGCGCGCGCAGCCATACAGCAGCGTGAACATGGCGCCGACGGCCAGACGCGGACGCGCCTTGCGCGCGAACAGCCACAGGATGATGAAGACCAGCACACCGTCGATCAGCGCCTGGTACAGCGGCGACGGATGGCGCGGGCCGGTCACGCCCGGCCACAGCATGGCCCACGGCAGGCTTGGATCGGCCAGGCGACCCGGCAGTTCGGCGTTGATGAAGTTGCCCATGCGGCCGGCGGCATACCCGAGCGGCACGAGCGGCGCGATGAAGTCGTACACGTCGAGGATGTTGCGGCGGCGCTTGCGGGCCCACAGCGCCATCGCGATCAGCACACCCAAAAAGCCACCATGGAACGACATGCCACCGCGCCAGATCATGAAGATCTCGAGCGGGTGGGCCAGGTAGTACAGCGGCTGGTAGAACAGCACTTCGCCCAGCCGGCCGCCAATGATCACACCGAGCATCCCGTAGAACAGCATGTCGTCCAGGTCATCCTTGGTCCAGCCCTGCACTGCCACGTGCGGCATGCGGATGCGCACGCGGCCCAGCATGATGAACAGGGCAAAGGCGACCACGTACATCAGGCCATACCAGTGGATTTGCACCGGCCCGAGCGCGAGCGCGATCGGGTCCGGCTGCGGATGAATCAGCATAATCAGTCTTTCTTCAATAGGTCCAGGAAGCCCTTGAGGACGGGCGAATCGTTATCGCGCCGCCATGCCAGGCCTGTTTCGGCCAGCGGCGCGGCGTCGCGCAGGGCACGGTATTCTACGCCGGGGCGCATCAGGTTCGACACGGATTGTGGCACAAGTGCCAAGCCCATGCCGCCGGAAACCAGGCTGACGATGGTCTGCATCTGGATTGCCTCCTGCCCGATCGTGGGCAGCACGCCGGCGGCGCGGTAGCAGGCCAGGATCGCATCGTGCAGGCTGGGCGCCACCGTGCGCGGGAAGATCACCAGCGGCAGCGGGGGCAGGTCGCGCAGCCACACTGGCCCCGGTGCGGCCAGCGCCGCCAGTCCGCTGGGCGCGCACAGCACCAGCGGCTCGTCGAGCAGCTTGCGGTAGTCGAGTGCAGGATCGGCCATGCCCGCCGGTGCGCCCGGCTGCAGCGGGATCACGAAGCCGGCATCGATGCGGCCGGACAGCAGGTCGTCGAACTGCACGTCGGACGTCGCCTCGTGCAGCACCAGGCGTACGCCTGGGAACGCAGCGCGGTAGCGGCGCAGTACGTCGGGCAGCATGCCCAGGCCGGCCGTGGAAACAAACGACAGCGCCAGGCGGCCCGCCTCGCCGCTGGCCGCGCGCCGCACCAGTTCGGGCAGTGCGCCGGCTTCGTCGAGGATGCGGCGTGCTTCGGGCAGCAGCGCGCTGCCGGCCGCCGTCAGGCCGACCATGCGGCGATTGCGCAAAAACAGCGGTGCGCCGAGCAGGTCTTCGAGATTGGCGATGCTTTGCGAGAGGGGCGGCTGCGTCATGTGCAGGCGCTGCGCGGCGCGGCCGAAATGCAGCTCTTCGGCCACGGCGACAAAATGGCGGAGCTGGCGCAGTTCGGGGTGCATTGATGACTTGATGATTGGACAGGACTCGGTGAGTTGTCCAATGTATCACAGCACAAGTATCACAGCGCAACCGTGGCAGCGCCGGGGTCTTGTCAGCGGCGCTTTTCCAGCGACTTCTTCACGCGGTCGGTGCGGCGCTGTTCATCGACATCGTGCGCCTTGCGCTTGTCCAGGCCCAGCGCCTTTTCGATGTACTCGAACCAGATGAAGGCGACCACCATCAGGCCGATGATGTACCACCAGGACAGGTCGGCAAAACGCCAGACCTCAAAGCCACGCAACGCGGCAAGCAGGGCGATCAAGAGGATCAGGGGCATGGTGAAAACTCCTTGTAGCCACACATCTTACGGCGTAAATGATGCCCGTGGGAAAATCTGGCAGTTTTCTGTTACACCGTATGAGCAAATGTGGTGATCGCGTTACAGAGTGTATCGCTTGCAGATGCCCCGGAGGATTGCCGGTAAAATTCACTCAGTCACTAATCCGGAGAATTCCATGAAGCGGTCCCTGTTGTTGTGTGTCGTGCTGTCGGCGTTTGCGTCCGGCAGCGCCCTGGCCCAGGCCGACCTGGCCAAGGCCAAGAATTGCATGGCCTGCCACACCTCAGCCACCAAGCTGGTTGGCCCGGCCTACAAGGACGTCGCCGAGAAATACGCGGGCCAGAAGGGCGCCGAAGACAAGCTGGTGCAGAAGGTGCTCAAGGGCGGCTCGGGCACCTGGGGTCCGATCCCGATGCCGGCCAATCCGCAGGTCAGCGAGGCCGAAGCGCGCTCGCTGGTCAAGTGGGTGCTCGCGACCAAATAAGCCAGCCGGCTGCTGCACGACATGAAGCGCGCCTGCGTGAGCAAGGCGCGCTTTTTCATTGGCGGTTGCACAGGCGGCGTGGTGTAAGATCGCCCCTTGTTCGCCTGCCACCCCACTGACCAAAGCATGACCACCATCGATTCCGCCGCACCCTATACGCCCCGCCAGGTCGTCAAGCCCACCATCGGTGTCTACCGCCGCCACCTGCTCGTGTGCACCGGCCCTCGCTGCAATGCCGATGGCGCTGCACAGGCGCTGTTCGACAGCCTGGGCGAGAAGTTCAAGGCCAGCGGCCTGGATGGCGGCCCGCTGCGCGTCAAGCGCAGCCGGGTGAGCTGCTTCGCGGCGTGCAAGGGCGGGCCGATCGTCTGCGTCCAGCCGGACGGCACCTGGTACTACGACGTCACGCCGGACAATATGGACCGCATCATCGACCAGCACCTGTGCAAGGGTGAGCGCGTGGAAGACCTGGTGTTCCACCAGGCGGGCACGGAGGCGTGACGACGATGGCGCACCGCTTCGACGACGCCCAGGTCGACGGCGTCTACCGCGCGATCGCCGAGCGGCGTGACGTGCGCCACTTCATCCCCGGCGCGATCGACGAGGCAGTGTTGCTGCGCCTGCTGACGGCGGCGCACCAGGCGCCCAGCGTCGGCATGATGCAGCCATGGCGCTTCATCCGTATCGCATCAACGCTGCTGCGTGAGCAGATCTGCGCTTTGGTCGAAGCGGAGCGCGTGGCCACCGCCGATGCCCTGGGCGAGCGCGGCACCGAATTCATGCGCCTGAAGGTCGAGGGCTTGCGCGAATGCGGCGAGGTGCTGGTCGTGGCGCTGATGGACGGGCGCGAGCGCCACGTGTTCGGGCGCCGCACGCTGCCGGAGATGGACCTGGCCTCGGTGTCCTGCGCGATCCAGAACATGTGGCTGGCGGCGCGCGCCGAAGGGTTGGGGATGGGATGGGTGTCGCTGTTCGATCCCGTGCAGCTGGCAGCCTTGCTCGGGATACCGGAAGGCGGCAAGCCGGTGGCGATCCTGTGCCTGGGCCATGTCGCCGAGTTTTATCCGAAGCCGATGCTGGAACTCGAAGGCTGGGCCCAGCGGGGTACGCTGGGTGACTTTGTCACGCTCGACCGCTGGTAGCGAGCGCCGGTAGTAAGCCCCGGTAGTGAGCGCCGATGCAGCGTCAGCTCGCAAACATCTTGAGTAATGCCACGGCCGGGGCCGCCGAGCCGATGCGCCGGTTGGCTTGCGCAGCTTCCAATACCTCTACCAGTTCATCGTATTTGTCGGCCTGACGATCATTCAGGTTGATCATGTTCATGCTCCAGCGCGGGAATGTGCGAAACTTGGCTGGTTCGTTATAGAGAACGCGCGAATTCTTGTGGCGGGGATCGAGTTCAATCTTCTGGTACAGCTTGTCGAGCGTTGCTACCGGACCCTCCAGCACCTGGAGGAACCAGCCGCCGTTGTAGAACAAACTTCCGGTCACGTCGAGAGGGGCGTTGTTATTCTTCGCCGTGTCCTGGATTGCTGCCAGGTCGGTAGGGGACATCTTGCGGGTGGCCTGGCTGACGTAGACGAGTTGATTGATCGACATAACAGAATTTCTTTCTTATTGGAAAGAAAGAACGATAGCGCGACATACAGCGGTTGTCGATGCAATGTTGCCGATTGGAAAATTGGAGCGGGTCAAAGATGCGCGCTGCATCCGTCGGTGCGACGCCCGCTATCGCACCCATCAACATTGCCAATCCACGAGTACACGAAGTTTTTCTATAATTTTGTCAAATCTTACCGATCAGACAGGAGAAACAAATGAGTGTGGACAATATCCCGGCCAAGTGCCCGTTCAGCGGCGCAGCCGGCACCGGCACCACCAATCGTGACTGGTGGCCAAAGGCGCTGCGTCTCGATCTGTTGGCACAGCATTCGGCCAAGTCCGACCCGATGGGGAGCGACTTCGATTACCGCGCTGCCTTCAACAGCCTCGACCTCGAGGCAGTCAAGGCCGATCTGGCCAAGGTGATGACGGATTCCCAGGACTGGTGGCCGGCCGACTTCGGTCACTACGGCGGCCTGTTCGTGCGCATGGCATGGCACAGCGCCGGCACCTACCGCATCGGCGACGGCCGTGGCGGCGCTGGTCGCGGCCAGCAACGCTTCGCGCCGCTGAACAGCTGGCCCGACAACGTCAGCCTCGACAAGGCACGCCGGCTGATCTGGCCGGTCAAGCAGAAGTACGGCGAAAAGATTTCGTGGGCCGACCTGATCATCCTGACCGGTAACGTCGCCCTCGAAACAATGGGCTTCAAGACCTTCGGCTTTGCCGGCGGTCGCCAGGACGTGTGGGAACCCGACCTCGACGTGTACTGGGGCCGTGAAAACAAATGGCTGGGCAGCGACGAGCGCTACACGGTAGGTTCGCCCGGCGTCGAAGGCCGCGGCGTCATCGACAAGGACGACGACAGCGAGATTACCCATTCGCGCGACCTCGAAAACCCGCTGGCGGCAGTGCAGATGGGCCTGATCTACGTGAACCCGGAAGGCCCGGACGGCAAGCCCGACCCGGTCGCATCGGCGCGCGATATCCGCGACACGTTCGGCCGCATGGCCATGAACGACGAAGAAACCGTGGCGCTGATCGCCGGCGGCCACACCTTCGGCAAGACGCACGGCGCGGGTCCGTCCGAGCACGTCAAGGAAGAGCCGGAAGCAGCCGGCCTGCACGCCCAGGGCTTCGGCTGGCAGAACAGCTTCGGCAGCGGCAAGGGCCCGGACACGATCACCAGCGGCCTGGAAGTCACCTGGACCAGCACGCCAACGCAGTGGGGCCACGACTACTTCACGTACCTGTTCGGCCACGAGTGGGAACTGACGAAAAGCCCGGCCGGCGGCCACCAGTGGGTCGCCAAGGACGCCGATGCCACCGTCCCGGATGCGTATGACGCCGCCAAGCGTCATCGTCCGACGATGCTGACGTCCGACCTGGCACTGCGCATGGACCCGGCCTACGAGGCGATTTCGCGCCGCTTCCTGGAAAACCCGGACCAGTTCGCGGACGCCTTCGCCCGTGCCTGGTTCAAGCTGACCCACCGCGACATGGGTCCGCGCGCCCGCTACCTCGGCCCGGAAGTTCCGGCTGAAGTGCTGATCTGGCAGGATCCGGTGCCGGCCGCCCAAGGCGCGGCGATTGACGACGCCGATGCGAAAGCACTGAAAGACAAGGTGCTGGCCTCCGGCCTGGGCATCGGCGAGCTGGTGTCGACGGCGTGGGCCTCGGCCGCAAGCTTCCGCGGTTCGGACAAGCGCGGCGGCGCCAACGGTGCCCGCATCCGCCTGGTCCCGCAAAAGGACTGGGCCGCCAACGAGCCGGAACAGCTGGGTCGTGTGCTGGCGCAGCTCGAAAGCATCCAGGGCGAGTTCAACGGGGCGCAGACGGGCGGCAAGCAGGTGTCGCTGGCTGACCTGATCGTCCTGGCTGGCAATGCAGGCGTCGAGGCAGCAGCCAAGGCGGCGGGCCACGACATCACCGTGCCGTTCACACCGGGTCGCACCGATGCGTCGCAGGAGCAGACCGATGTGGAATCGTTCCATGCCATGGAACCGGTCGCAGATGCCTTCCGCAACTTCGAGAAAGCCCTGTACAGCATACCGGCTGAATCGCTGATGATCGACCGCGCCCAGTTGCTGACGCTGACGGCGCCGGAAATGGCCGTGCTGGTGGGTGGCCTGCGTGTACTGGGCGCCAACACGGGCGGCAGCGCCGATGGCGTGCTGACGCAGCAGAAGGGTGCGTTGACGAACGACTTCTTCGTCAACCTGCTCGACATGGCCACCGAATGGCGGCCTGCCACGCGGCCGGGCCAGGGTGTCGAACGCTTCGAAGGCCGCGATCGCAAGACCGGCGAGAAGAAGTGGACTGCGTCGCGCGTCGACCTGGTGTTCGGCTCGAATGCGCAGCTGCGTTCGATCGCCGAGGTGTATGCCAGCGCCGACGCCGGCCAGAAGTTCGCGAAGGACTTCGTTGCGGCCTGGACCAAGGTGATGGAGCTGGATCGCTTCGACGTGAAGTAATATTGGACTGACGTCCTACCCGGCGCCTGCGGGCGCCGGGTTGTCGTTCAGCGAATCACATCCATCCGCGTACGCTTGCCGCCCTGGTAGGTGTACAGCGTCAGCGCGCCATTCAGAATGTCCCCCGACGGGTCGAACTGGATCGTGCCGGTCACGCCCTCGTACCTGATCTTCTTCAGCTCCGGCAGATACTTTGCCGGCTCCGCCGATTTTGCGTTCTGCATGGCGGTCGCCATCACCATCACCGAGTCGTACACATACGGCGCGTACAACTGCACTTCCTGGCCCGTCTTCTGCTTGAAGCGCGCGCGGAACTCGGCCATCTTCTGCTCTTGCACGCCTTTCACGCCACCGGCTTCGGCGCACACCACCTTGCCATCGCCCACCGCGTCGCCTGCCAGGCGGCCCAGCGCTTCGGTGCACATGCCGTCGCCGCCCATGAAGCGGGCCGTGATGCCCAGCGCCTTCATCTGCTTGAGCATCGGGCCGGCCACCGCATCCATGCCCCCAAAGAAAATCAGGTCGGGCTTCTTGGCGCGAATCGCCGTCAGGATGGCGGTGAAATCGGTCGCGGTAGCGCTGGTGAACTGCTTGTCGACGATGCGCACGCCGGGCCCCCGGGCCGCTTTCGCAAATTCGGCAGCCACGCCCTGGCCGTAGGTGGTGCGGTCGTCGATGATGGCAATGTTCTTGACCTTGAGCGTCTCGACCGCATACTTGCCCAGCGTGCCGCCAAGCTTGGCGTCGTTGGCCACCACGCGAAACACGCCGGGGAATTTCTGCTTGGTGAACTGGGTCGCGGTGGTGGCCGGCGAGACCTGTACCAGGCCGGCATTGTGATAGATGCGCGAGGCCGGCACGCTGGTGCCCGAGTTCAGGTGACCGACAATGCCATTGACCTTGGCATCGACCAGTTTCTGGGCCACTGCCGTACCCTGTTTCGGGTCGCTCGCGTCGTCTTCGGCCAGCAGTTGCAGCTTGACCTTCTGGCCGTTGATGGTGAAACCCTTGGCGTTGAGTTCATCGATCGCCGTGCGCGCGGCGTTCTCGTTGTCCTTGCCGAGGTGTGAATTGGGCCCGGACACCGGGCCCACGTGCCCGATTTTGACGACCTGCTGGGCGCTGGCGCCGCCGGCAAAGGCGATGGCGATGGCGAACGGGATAAGCCTGGTGCAAAACCGCATGGAGAGTCTCCGCAAGATGGTGATGGTCACGACGCCGCAAACGCGGCGCAAGGCCCGTTACAGGACGACGTTACAGCAAATCCCAGGCGGCGCAAAGTGATCGAGAAGTGATTTACAACGGCGCGGGGCGGCGAGCACCGGAGCAGTGCGGCGCTGCGAAATGGCGGTGCGCGCATGGTGCAAACGTGACAATGCCCCGCGCTGTGGCGGGGCATCGGCTGGCAAAGCAGTCAGCGTGACCTGGGCAGATCAGCGCGTGATGCGGCGCTTGGCGACATCGGCCAGCACCTTCGACAGCCCCTGCGCATCGGCCTCGCCCGTCGCCGCGATATAGCCGCGCACATAGGCCGCCTGCTTGGCGACCTGGCTGCTGCCACCCTTGAGTTCTTCGAGCAGCTGGTCAGCCACGGCCAGGTCGTTCAGCGCGCCCAGGCGGTCCTGCAGCTTTTCGAGATGGCCCAAGTAGCGCTTGACGCGCTGCGCCGGCAGCAGATCGCGGAAGAATTCGGCCGCATAGCGCGCCTTCTTGGCCGCGATGCGCACGCGGTGACGACCCGGTGCATCGGCTTCTTCCAGCCCGTCGATGCGTTTGGCCAGCCGCTTCTCGGCCGTGCGCAGCAGGGGCAGGGCGCTTTTCGCGGCGCGTTCGAGCAGCGGCGACTCCTTCGGCAGGCCACCTTCGGGCTGCCAGCGGCGCTCGCCCAGCCAGTCCTTCAGTTGCGCCATCAATTCGGTATAGCGCGCATCGCGCAGCACGTGCAGGATCTGCGCGTGGTGGCCCGTGGCGCGGTCGTGCGCGGCCTGGCGCAGTGCGTGCGCATCGATGCCCGGCACACGCTTGATGGTGGAATCGGCCAGCACGTCCCAGTCGCGCGCGGGACCGAGTTCGCCGGACAGCCACTCGATGCTTGCATGCAGCGGCACCGGTGGCGGCGCCAGTTCCTCGAACATCGCCAGCAACGCGCGCAGGCGGCGCAGGCCAACGCGCATCTGGTGCAGGCTCTCGACGTGCTGTTTCAGCACGCCCGGCACGTTTGCTTCGATCTGCGCCACGCAGTTGAGGCCAATGGCCTGGAACGCGTCTTCGAGCGTCATGCGCCCGCGCAGGTGGACCGGCTCGGCCTTGACGGCGCCGATCGGCGCTTCTTTGACGTCGGGTGCTGGCTCGGTTGGCAGCGGCTGGTCCGTTTGCGGTTCGTCGGCTGCCTCGGCCACATCGGTGTCCTCCGTGATGGTGACTGCCTCCGTCAGGTCGGGTGTCGCGACCGCCGCGATCCCGGGCGTCAGGTGCTTCGTTTTGTGGTGCTTGCTCATGCTGGTGCCTCTCGTGGACAGTGGATGATTCCATCATACGCCTGAGCACTCATCCGTTCACGTCTCCATGACAGGCACGTGACATTGCGCACGGCAAGACGGGCCAGCTTACTTGCCGATCCGGTAAATCACGTCCACGCCCTGCACGAATTTCTGCACGCCCACCAGCAGCGGATCGCGTGGCGACGACAGCGATGGGTAGCGGGGCGCATCGCTGGCCAGTCCCATCGCGTTGGACAGGTTCTTCAGTGGTGCCAGCGCCACGCCACCCGCCGGACCCAATTTGGCGCCAATGCCGCGGGCGATGTTCTGCGCTTTCACGCGTGCCGCCCCCAGCGCCTGGCTGACCAGTTCCGCCTCGATCCTGTCGGCGTCGCTGCGGCTGAAGGCCACGGCCAGCGCTTCGACATTGGGCAAACCCAGCAGGCTCTGGATCAGCGCCGTCCACCCGTTCAGGTCGCGCACTGTCGCGTGCACGGCGGCGCGGGTTTCGATCGCCGTCACCCGCTCGCCCTCCTTGAGCGGGCGTCGCAGCACGTCCTGCACCGAGATGTCCTCGACCTTCACACCCTGTTCGGCCAGTAGCGCGCGGCTCGCTGTCAGGCGCTCGTGGACCAGCTTCCATGCGGCGTCCAGGTCGGCGTCGGTGGTAACGATCTCGAAGTCGATCTCGCCGGTATCCGGCATCACGTGCAGGTCGGCAGCGGCCGTCACGTGGATGAAGGGGTAGGCGGGCAGATCGGCGGCGCGGGCAGCCGCAGCGTGCAGCATGGCGGCGACAGCCAATGCGGTAGCAAACATCTTGAGCATGATGGTCCTTGTCGTAGCGGGAACATTCCCGTGGCAAGGCCAGCGTAAAGCTTCTAGACCTTGATGTCTATATAAAGTAGATCTCAAGGTCTAGATTATGTGACGTGCATGACGACAGTTGGCCGCCGGTGCGCGTCTACTCGATCTCGAACGCCAGGTCGCGGCTGTTCTGCGCCACCTGGCCCGCATAGTCGGCGGCGTGGATGCGCAGCAGGTACTCGCCGGGTGCCAGGTCGGCGATGCGCCAGCTGCCCGTCTCGATCCTGCCATCGCGCAGGCGGTTGTTGAGGGCGTAGTCGAACTGGGTCGATGCGCTGCCGTAGACCGTGATGCCACTGGTCGGTGCATAGACCGCTTTCACGGCGTCAGGATTGCGCGGCAGGCGGTCGTAGACCTGCGTGATGACCGGCTGCTCGAAGCCGGGCAGCGGCGTGCCGTCGGCGCGCAGCACCTGGTAGCCCAGCTTGTACAGGCCCAGCTTGCGGCGCGCCAGGTTGCCATCCACCTGGTCGTAGGCATTCACGACGATCTGCAGCTCGCCCAGCGTACGGTCGAGGCGCAGGGGCTGACCCTTTTTCGCCATGATGCGCTTGCCGGCCGTGTCGTACAGCGCGATGCGCGAGATTGTCGGCGTCACCGTGTCGACAAAGCCGGTGAACGGCAGCGTGAGCGCATTGACGAGCGTG
Encoded proteins:
- a CDS encoding SIMPL domain-containing protein encodes the protein MLKMFATALAVAAMLHAAAARAADLPAYPFIHVTAAADLHVMPDTGEIDFEIVTTDADLDAAWKLVHERLTASRALLAEQGVKVEDISVQDVLRRPLKEGERVTAIETRAAVHATVRDLNGWTALIQSLLGLPNVEALAVAFSRSDADRIEAELVSQALGAARVKAQNIARGIGAKLGPAGGVALAPLKNLSNAMGLASDAPRYPSLSSPRDPLLVGVQKFVQGVDVIYRIGK